The Leptospiraceae bacterium genome includes a region encoding these proteins:
- a CDS encoding chemotaxis protein, whose translation MDNGKRLDILTKGYNAYSGKGWSVIVDEPIQLENPRVIIESFSEPNESKVQTRSRAHSEDANNQLLQITHQLGESIESINKINNVTTTLALNAAIRADRAGDQGRAFSVLAEEVRAFSQKSDQLTEEINTTLDSLNQVVRETVSTRLADAAFDTIDKVDRNLFERNCDVQAWTTFDEVINCAESGINREETSSLLKDLHGIYEVYYDIYLLNLKGVVCAAGIRQDLIGQDQSDRDWFQQAIQGYVTVTDMYKSDTIGVHTVTYCAPVKNKAGQIVGVLTTRFNWNFIMDIINATQVYSDCKVYLLNSAGLVIASQDNREILKKDFSKYEAFKLAMDGGNGFIVERDSDTNNIYLVGYSKTEGYNKYQGKGWCVLILQQKRFE comes from the coding sequence ATGGACAATGGAAAGCGTTTGGATATTCTCACAAAAGGTTATAATGCCTATTCGGGAAAAGGTTGGTCGGTTATAGTAGATGAACCTATTCAATTAGAAAATCCAAGAGTTATTATTGAATCTTTTTCGGAACCAAATGAAAGTAAAGTGCAAACTAGATCAAGAGCACATTCGGAAGATGCAAACAACCAGTTACTCCAGATTACCCACCAATTAGGAGAATCAATAGAATCAATAAATAAAATTAATAACGTAACTACTACTCTTGCATTAAATGCTGCCATTCGTGCTGACAGAGCCGGTGACCAAGGTCGCGCCTTCTCTGTATTAGCCGAAGAAGTGAGAGCGTTTTCACAAAAATCGGATCAGTTAACAGAAGAAATTAATACAACTTTAGACTCATTAAACCAAGTAGTAAGAGAAACTGTATCTACAAGGCTTGCTGACGCTGCATTCGATACGATTGACAAAGTAGATAGAAACTTATTCGAACGAAATTGTGACGTACAGGCATGGACAACTTTTGATGAAGTAATTAATTGCGCTGAATCGGGAATCAACCGTGAAGAAACAAGTTCATTATTAAAAGACTTACACGGAATTTACGAAGTTTATTATGATATTTATTTGTTAAATTTAAAAGGTGTTGTTTGTGCTGCGGGAATTAGGCAGGATTTAATTGGTCAAGATCAATCAGATAGAGATTGGTTTCAACAAGCAATTCAAGGTTACGTCACAGTAACCGACATGTATAAATCTGATACGATAGGTGTTCATACTGTTACGTATTGTGCACCAGTAAAAAATAAAGCGGGGCAAATTGTCGGTGTTCTCACTACCCGTTTTAATTGGAATTTTATTATGGATATTATAAACGCAACCCAAGTGTACAGTGATTGTAAAGTGTATCTGCTGAATTCAGCGGGATTAGTTATCGCCTCACAGGATAACAGAGAAATTCTAAAAAAAGATTTTAGTAAATACGAAGCTTTCAAACTGGCAATGGATGGTGGCAACGGATTTATTGTTGAAAGAGACTCTGATACAAATAATATCTATCTAGTAGGATATTCTAAAACGGAAGGTTATAATAAATACCAAGGTAAAGGTTGGTGTGTTCTGATTTTACAGCAAAAGCGGTTTGAGTAA
- a CDS encoding chemotaxis protein CheW, whose product MSNDLIKNNSELSNITENKQFVFLFGPAYFSIQLNNVIEVYDSPDVKDLPWEEIGLRGMIHYRGIPIPVIDPVLIANIKSDKKNRPIKSVVIFEKDNCKIALTVDKFYNILPEVEKDSEEFEEDSLESFIVGFSMLADKPLVLLNEEKIARHYRKIFTKQVSLTPNQKLEILTPTKDKILEKFIFFTIGEVNFGVPIKEVMEVLENLDVTPLFKVVPILRGLINLRGKVVPCMDISTYLGLPARSLNENTKFVMLQSGRSEIALCVDSVSKMKEVDNALIQTNEGVLNGPISEYATGILQLQKQTLLMISAKNLVESSDLKEYFASEGQ is encoded by the coding sequence ATGTCGAATGATTTAATTAAAAATAATTCAGAATTATCCAATATTACGGAAAACAAACAATTTGTATTTTTGTTTGGTCCTGCGTATTTTTCGATTCAATTAAACAATGTAATCGAAGTTTACGATTCCCCGGATGTAAAAGACTTACCTTGGGAAGAAATTGGATTACGCGGGATGATTCATTACAGAGGGATTCCTATTCCGGTTATCGATCCTGTATTGATTGCAAATATTAAATCAGATAAAAAAAATAGACCTATAAAGTCCGTTGTTATATTTGAAAAAGATAACTGTAAAATAGCGCTTACGGTCGACAAGTTTTATAACATTCTTCCTGAAGTAGAAAAAGATTCAGAAGAGTTTGAAGAAGATTCGCTCGAATCATTTATCGTCGGATTTTCGATGTTAGCCGACAAACCACTAGTTCTATTAAATGAAGAAAAAATAGCCAGACATTATAGAAAGATTTTTACCAAACAAGTTTCTCTTACTCCTAATCAAAAACTAGAAATTTTAACTCCAACAAAAGATAAAATTTTGGAAAAATTTATTTTTTTCACAATCGGGGAAGTTAACTTCGGTGTCCCAATTAAGGAAGTCATGGAAGTTTTAGAGAACTTAGATGTAACTCCTCTGTTTAAAGTTGTGCCTATTCTTCGTGGATTAATAAATCTTCGTGGAAAGGTTGTTCCTTGTATGGATATCTCCACATACTTAGGATTACCCGCTCGCAGTTTAAATGAAAATACAAAGTTTGTAATGCTCCAAAGCGGAAGATCTGAGATTGCACTTTGTGTAGACTCTGTATCAAAAATGAAAGAAGTAGACAACGCTCTCATTCAAACCAATGAAGGAGTGTTAAATGGACCGATCAGTGAATATGCAACAGGAATTTTGCAATTACAAAAACAAACACTGCTTATGATTTCAGCTAAGAACTTAGTTGAATCAAGTGATTTAAAAGAATATTTTGCATCTGAGGGGCAGTAA
- a CDS encoding chemotaxis protein: MPNTSISSQLIDATTKIVNILRQIKDINSTTKLIAINAAIESSRSAQLSDNFSSLSEQVRTLSTRSEESFSEIQVLIENLRICCAKAIAVRLADLSIDIIDKIDRNLFERNCDCQAWATFEDNVNACITGNGTEASNLLNNLVNVYEVYHDILLLNKEGLVIATGKNPHLLGQNQSNRAWFKDVIRSNSVHVTDMYFSESVGNYTVSYSAPVRDHNKNIIGVLTTRFNWNFVYDIINKVKLEKHCKIFLISSFGEIISSKQMYDILRDNLLWLGAGESAIQGKRGYSIETARNGQWKAFGYSHKRL; encoded by the coding sequence ATGCCAAACACGTCCATCAGCTCTCAACTCATTGATGCAACTACTAAAATTGTAAATATTCTCAGGCAAATCAAAGACATAAATAGTACAACGAAACTCATTGCAATTAATGCTGCGATTGAGTCGTCTCGTTCCGCACAACTTTCGGATAATTTCTCTTCCCTGTCCGAACAAGTTAGAACTCTTTCTACTCGATCAGAAGAATCTTTTAGTGAAATCCAAGTATTAATAGAAAACTTAAGAATTTGTTGTGCGAAGGCAATCGCAGTTCGTCTTGCTGATTTATCTATTGATATCATTGATAAAATCGATAGAAATCTTTTTGAAAGAAATTGTGACTGTCAGGCTTGGGCAACATTTGAGGATAATGTTAACGCTTGTATTACTGGAAATGGAACGGAGGCAAGTAACCTTCTAAATAATCTTGTAAACGTTTATGAGGTATATCATGATATTCTCCTTCTTAATAAAGAAGGATTAGTAATTGCAACAGGAAAAAATCCCCATTTATTAGGGCAAAATCAATCAAACAGAGCGTGGTTTAAGGACGTTATCCGTTCGAATTCTGTTCACGTAACCGATATGTATTTTTCTGAATCTGTTGGAAATTATACCGTTAGTTATTCTGCCCCTGTTAGAGATCATAATAAAAATATCATAGGCGTTCTTACGACTCGTTTTAATTGGAATTTTGTATATGACATTATTAATAAAGTAAAATTGGAAAAACACTGTAAAATTTTTCTAATTTCTTCTTTCGGTGAAATTATTTCTTCGAAACAAATGTATGATATTTTACGTGATAATCTTCTTTGGCTTGGAGCTGGCGAAAGTGCCATTCAAGGTAAAAGAGGTTACAGTATCGAAACCGCTCGAAATGGACAATGGAAAGCGTTTGGATATTCTCACAAAAGGTTATAA